Proteins encoded in a region of the Dreissena polymorpha isolate Duluth1 chromosome 6, UMN_Dpol_1.0, whole genome shotgun sequence genome:
- the LOC127834262 gene encoding uncharacterized protein LOC127834262 isoform X9, which translates to MTIESYSASATQSSFDGRMEKQQKTGRDGDNNKDDGEDNIGMRQEAHLEPGPSDMTKAIILAAYNDEPEMNRVQFATTPSDDESLPPDPIQFTADEISPVPRRRKHNSKTSQSSKTAESKQDSPKLKPKEDSGAQKDLKKTNN; encoded by the exons ATGACGATTGAATCTTATTCTGCGTCCGCAACGCAGTCATCGTTTGACGGCAGAATGGAAAAACAGCAGAAAACAGGACGAGACGGCGACAACAACAAAGATGACGGAGAAGATAATATAGGCATGAGACAAGAAGCGCATCTGGAACCTGGGCCATCCGATATGACCAAAGCTATCATCTTGGCTGCATACAATGACGAACCGGAGATGAACAGAGTTCAGTTCGCTACAACTCCATCGG ATGATGAATCTCTACCACCAGACCCGATACAGTTCACAGCGGACGAGATCTCCCCAGTTCCAAGAAGACGCAAGCACAATAGCAAGACCTCTCAATCATCCAAGACCGCAGAGTCAAAACAGGACTCGCCCAAATTAAAGCCGAAAGAAGATTCAGGGGCGCAAAAAGATCTCAAGAAAACCAACAATTAA
- the LOC127834262 gene encoding uncharacterized protein LOC127834262 isoform X5 → MYGDQYCSTDMMTIESSSKVVTHSATGRMDKRQKTCKDGDQDGGNENVGMRQEAHLEPGPSDMTKAIILAAFNDEPEMNRVEFATTPSDDEMLPPDPIQFTADEISPVPRRRKHKSKTSKSSKSSNTAESKREPPTVQRKEHSGAQKDLKQTNN, encoded by the exons ATGTATGGCGATCAATACTGCAGCACAGACATG ATGACGATTGAATCTTCCTCGAAAGTTGTAACACATTCGGCTACTGGCAGAATGGATAAACGGCAGAAAACATGTAAAGACGGTGACCAAGATGGCGGAAATGAGAATGTCGGCATGAGACAAGAAGCGCATCTTGAACCTGGGCCATCCGACATGACAAAAGCTATCATCTTGGCTGCATTTAATGACGAGCCGGAAATGAACAGAGTAGAGTTCGCTACCACCCCTTCTG ATGATGAAATGCTACCACCCGACCCGATACAGTTCACAGCAGACGAGATCTCACCAGTTCCAAGAAGACGCAAACACAAGAGCAAGACATCCAAATCCTCCAAGTCCTCCAATACAGCTGAGTCTAAACGGGAACCACCGACTGTACAGAGGAAAGAACACTCCGGGGCGCAAAAAGAtctcaaacaaacaaacaattaa
- the LOC127834262 gene encoding uncharacterized protein LOC127834262 isoform X8, which translates to MTIESSSKVVTHSATGRMDKRQKTCKDGDQDGGNENVGMRQEAHLEPGPSDMTKAIILAAFNDEPEMNRVEFATTPSDDEMLPPDPIQFTADEISPVPRRRKHKSKTSKSSKSSNTAESKREPPTVQRKEHSGAQKDLKQTNN; encoded by the exons ATGACGATTGAATCTTCCTCGAAAGTTGTAACACATTCGGCTACTGGCAGAATGGATAAACGGCAGAAAACATGTAAAGACGGTGACCAAGATGGCGGAAATGAGAATGTCGGCATGAGACAAGAAGCGCATCTTGAACCTGGGCCATCCGACATGACAAAAGCTATCATCTTGGCTGCATTTAATGACGAGCCGGAAATGAACAGAGTAGAGTTCGCTACCACCCCTTCTG ATGATGAAATGCTACCACCCGACCCGATACAGTTCACAGCAGACGAGATCTCACCAGTTCCAAGAAGACGCAAACACAAGAGCAAGACATCCAAATCCTCCAAGTCCTCCAATACAGCTGAGTCTAAACGGGAACCACCGACTGTACAGAGGAAAGAACACTCCGGGGCGCAAAAAGAtctcaaacaaacaaacaattaa
- the LOC127834262 gene encoding uncharacterized protein LOC127834262 isoform X7 → MMTIESSSKVVTHSATGRMDKRQKTCKDGDQDGGNENVGMRQEAHLEPGPSDMTKAIILAAFNDEPEMNRVEFATTPSDDEMLPPDPIQFTADEISPVPRRRKHKSKTSKSSKSSNTAESKREPPTVQRKEHSGAQKDLKQTNN, encoded by the exons ATG ATGACGATTGAATCTTCCTCGAAAGTTGTAACACATTCGGCTACTGGCAGAATGGATAAACGGCAGAAAACATGTAAAGACGGTGACCAAGATGGCGGAAATGAGAATGTCGGCATGAGACAAGAAGCGCATCTTGAACCTGGGCCATCCGACATGACAAAAGCTATCATCTTGGCTGCATTTAATGACGAGCCGGAAATGAACAGAGTAGAGTTCGCTACCACCCCTTCTG ATGATGAAATGCTACCACCCGACCCGATACAGTTCACAGCAGACGAGATCTCACCAGTTCCAAGAAGACGCAAACACAAGAGCAAGACATCCAAATCCTCCAAGTCCTCCAATACAGCTGAGTCTAAACGGGAACCACCGACTGTACAGAGGAAAGAACACTCCGGGGCGCAAAAAGAtctcaaacaaacaaacaattaa
- the LOC127834262 gene encoding uncharacterized protein LOC127834262 isoform X4: MVALHFALRLNTHLVFIQYYYVTSPHWIICGVVQMTIESSSKVVTHSATGRMDKRQKTCKDGDQDGGNENVGMRQEAHLEPGPSDMTKAIILAAFNDEPEMNRVEFATTPSDDEMLPPDPIQFTADEISPVPRRRKHKSKTSKSSKSSNTAESKREPPTVQRKEHSGAQKDLKQTNN, encoded by the exons ATGGTTGCCCTTCATTTTGCGTTACGATTAAACACACATTTAGTCTTTATTCAGTACTATTATGTGACTTCCCCGCATTGGATTATCTGTGGAGTTGTACAA ATGACGATTGAATCTTCCTCGAAAGTTGTAACACATTCGGCTACTGGCAGAATGGATAAACGGCAGAAAACATGTAAAGACGGTGACCAAGATGGCGGAAATGAGAATGTCGGCATGAGACAAGAAGCGCATCTTGAACCTGGGCCATCCGACATGACAAAAGCTATCATCTTGGCTGCATTTAATGACGAGCCGGAAATGAACAGAGTAGAGTTCGCTACCACCCCTTCTG ATGATGAAATGCTACCACCCGACCCGATACAGTTCACAGCAGACGAGATCTCACCAGTTCCAAGAAGACGCAAACACAAGAGCAAGACATCCAAATCCTCCAAGTCCTCCAATACAGCTGAGTCTAAACGGGAACCACCGACTGTACAGAGGAAAGAACACTCCGGGGCGCAAAAAGAtctcaaacaaacaaacaattaa
- the LOC127834262 gene encoding uncharacterized protein LOC127834262 isoform X6, translating into MFGYCSQQMTIESSSKVVTHSATGRMDKRQKTCKDGDQDGGNENVGMRQEAHLEPGPSDMTKAIILAAFNDEPEMNRVEFATTPSDDEMLPPDPIQFTADEISPVPRRRKHKSKTSKSSKSSNTAESKREPPTVQRKEHSGAQKDLKQTNN; encoded by the exons ATGTTTGGCTATTGTTCACAACAA ATGACGATTGAATCTTCCTCGAAAGTTGTAACACATTCGGCTACTGGCAGAATGGATAAACGGCAGAAAACATGTAAAGACGGTGACCAAGATGGCGGAAATGAGAATGTCGGCATGAGACAAGAAGCGCATCTTGAACCTGGGCCATCCGACATGACAAAAGCTATCATCTTGGCTGCATTTAATGACGAGCCGGAAATGAACAGAGTAGAGTTCGCTACCACCCCTTCTG ATGATGAAATGCTACCACCCGACCCGATACAGTTCACAGCAGACGAGATCTCACCAGTTCCAAGAAGACGCAAACACAAGAGCAAGACATCCAAATCCTCCAAGTCCTCCAATACAGCTGAGTCTAAACGGGAACCACCGACTGTACAGAGGAAAGAACACTCCGGGGCGCAAAAAGAtctcaaacaaacaaacaattaa